In one Rhopalosiphum padi isolate XX-2018 chromosome 3, ASM2088224v1, whole genome shotgun sequence genomic region, the following are encoded:
- the LOC132924437 gene encoding uncharacterized protein LOC132924437, which yields MESNNIGGSSRFNDDFPWLQVIRSPPPSRRVTLVNDVIEAVTTQDHLVAMLRRRDIRRREIRRRPHHRSDADGAFIDLSNTDEDSDNDSDNDSDDDYFNQYVHEEMNNSINILFEHNKQVEELTFALDVIDQIINKIDYANDFEKLGGFHIFLPCFRSEHSSVRIRICSFIFKLVQNNPYCQNKFMESTNCLKLQALMYMVENDNDYEVRNKALFAIYGLVHRNLPVFLQFIAHGGKDLILNSLNSSIYKLKIKAVLLIFSTVCNLGNVVAELYIDNGVVEIISSIIMDMENIVESNHHNLVLLTLNQLIHLSPVRVKAICSSVEDFNQALTSLRDSYSNESKYEYAEEQLLLLIEKLT from the exons ATGGAGTCGAACAACATCGGCGGTTCGTCAAGGTTCAATGACGATTTCCCTTGGCTCCAAGTCATCAGGTCTCCGCCTCCTAGCCGACGCGTCACGCTGGTCAACGACGTGATCGAGGCGGTGACGACCCAAGACCATTTAGTCGCAATGCTTCGTCGCCGAGATATCCGTCGCCGAGAAATCCGTCGCAGACCTCACCACCGCTCGGACGCCGACGGTGCCTTCATCGATTTGAGCAACACAGACGAGGACAGCGATAACGACAGCGATAACGACAGTGACGACGATTATTTCAATCAA tatgTGCACGAGGAAATGAACAAttccattaatattttgttcgaaCATAACAAACAAGTGGAAGAACTAACCTTTGCGTTAGATGTTATTGatcaaattattaacaaaattgatTATGCAAATG ATTTTGAAAAGCTTGGTGGTTTCCATATCTTTTTACCTTGCTTTCGTTCAGAGCATTCGTCTGTGCGTATCAGaatatgtagttttatttttaaattggttcAGAATAATCCATACTGCCAGAACAAGTTCATGGAAAGTACAAATTGTCTTAAACTTCAAGCTTTGATGTATATGGTGgaaaatgataatgattatgaaGTGCGTAACAAGGCACTATTTGCAATTTACG gTCTTGTTCATAGAAACTTACCTGTGTTTTTGCAATTCATTGCACATGGAGGAAAAGATTTAATACTTAATTCATTGAATTCATCCATTTATAAATTGAAGATTAAAgcggtattattaattttctcaaCAGTTTGTAATTTGGGTAATGTTGTAGCGG aactGTATATTGATAATGGAGTAGTTGAAATTATTAGTTCAATAATCATGGACATGGAAAATATTGTTGAATCAAATCATCATAACTTGGTTTTATTAACATTGAACCAACTCATCCATTTGTCACCAGTCAGAGTCAAAGCAATATGCTCTTCGGTGGAGGATTTCAATCAAGCATTGACATCATTACGAGATTCATATTCAAATGAATCAAAATATGAG tatgCAGAGGAACAACTTTTATTGTTGATAGAAAAACTAACATAG